The Dethiosulfovibrio peptidovorans DSM 11002 nucleotide sequence AAAGATCCCATTGAATACGTTGCTGGTTTTTATCATGTCCTGAAGCCGGTTTTCGCTGGCCCATTCCGCTATATCCTCGGTGGGATACACCACCAGAGCCGCCCCGGGATCCTGACAGGCCGTGTAACCCAGACAGTTGTTCGCCGCCTCCGACGCCCCCGCCTGAGCTCCCTTGCACAGAACGATCTCCTCCACTCCCGGCTCGTTCCAGGCATCCATGATCCCCTTCAGATAGGGCATGTAGGAAGTCCTCCACGGTCCGGGCTTGGCGGCAAGCCTGGGAGTCAGGATCCGATAACGGTCCGCCCACTCGCTTACGGTCATCCTTTCCGGAGGCTTGCAGGCCGCAAGCTCCGCGGATGTCCAAGGTACGATCAACGAACCACCTCCTTTTCCTTCTTGCCCGCCGGTGTGAAGGGGCCGTCTCTCGAATACCCCTCCCAGAGAATCCGGATCTCCTCTCCCAGAATCTTCTCCATCTCCGTCCGAGACATGCCCTCCAGCAGAGGAGGCAGCGTATTGACCCAGCCGAACATGTTGGTCCGGCAGATCACCAGACGATCGGCCCAGGCATCCTCAACCTGCTCGAACGGAATGTACCGCCCCTCCAGAACCTTAAGACGAATCTCCTCCTGAGCCGCCTTCGCCTTGCGATATTCGGCCTCGGCTTTCAGCTTTACCGCCTGCCAGTTACCGTCGTTGTCGGGGCTGTCGGTCTCCAGTCCGCACCGCCACCTATAAACCTCCTCCGGATCCCACCACCCTCTACCGGCCTGAGGACAGCCGGACCTCTTCCACTCCGACATCGTCTTGGAGGTCACCCCGAAAAAGGCGGCGCATCTTTTGGTGGAGAGCATTATCCTGTCGCCCTCGACCTTGATGTTGGGCTTCGCCAGGCGGATCACCCCCTAAGTAAACTCTAGTTTCCACCCCATTTCGGCGTTTAATGTTCTATGCTTATTGATATTTGATGCTTAACCCTTAACCCCAATTTCGTATTTTAATCGAGATTTTTCCATCGGTGCAACCGACCCCTGAGGCCCCCGCCCCCCAGGAAGGACCCGTAACGTTTTCCCTTTGCGACTACCGGGCTCACGGCTTCTCGAATCGGACGAAATCGGCCTCTTCGGGATTCTCTACAGCGTAACTCAATGATAGGGAGTAACGTAGAACAACCTCTTTCGGAAACCCGCCCCACTACCGGCCTGGATAGCCTTCGAGCGGAAGATTATTAAACTCGGAAACAGGCTTTTTCTCGAAGATAGTCGAAAAATGATTAAAAACGACCGTTTCAGACCCTCTCATTATTAACCCTCCGACGCCGGGAAGCCTTGCAAACACCGGATTCTTTTCTTCGATTCGGCGCTAATGAGCCCCGAAAACCCCGATGTTTAACCCCTACGGCCCGATCGAGGACCAGACAAGACGAGCTCGATTCCATGATTGATTTAAAATGTGGCATTATGAAGCCAAATCAATCACAGGTTCAAGGCCCTGTAGTGGCCGTCCGTTATCTCTTTCGTGATGCCCAGATAACGCAGAGTAACCTTCTCCGACGAGTGGCCGTACATGGTCTGGATATCCGCCAGAGGCACCGAATCACCCTCGTAATAGAGCATGTACCCCAGGGTCTTCCTCATGGAGTGACAGCCGATGGACGTGGTTCGAAGGTTGATCCGCTCCGCCGGAGGCGATGCCTCGTTGGCTCGTACCGCCGCATCGTTCAGCATCCGGTAGACCTGCATCCTCGATATGGCCCGCGTATCCTCTCCCTTTCGGCGGACGGCGGCCCATAGGGGCTCGTCTCTAGCCAAGCCCCTGAGATCCTTCCTGTAGCGCAGATAGTCCTTTAAGGCCTCCCGGCTTTTGTCTACGAGGGGGAACGTCCGGATGTTACCGGTCTTTCCCTCCCGAAGCCGTATTTCCTCCTCTATCCTGAGACGACAGCTTCTACCGGCCAGGACGTCGTCTACCTTGAGGTCGAGCAGATCTCCGATCCGGAGGGCCGAATTGATCCCGAAGACGAAAAGGGCGTAATCCCTCAAAGCCGCCTCCCGGCTGGATCTCCCCGGCCTTTCAAGAATGGCCCGCTTCATCCGGTTGATCTGCCTCCTGCCTCGGAAGGGACTCGTGTATTTCAATCCCGCTCCCTCCTCATCCCTCGCAAGACCTTCTCAACCGCTCGAGGCTCCATCCCTTTTTCGCCCTTCGCCTGAGCCACCGCTTCATGAGGTGCACGTCGCAGGGTTCGACGATAGTGATGGGATCGGCCATGTAGGGAATGGGATACCTGGCGTCGGAGACACCGACACGCAACCCTCCCCGTCCTTCCCTGCGACACCAGATAACGTACATAGCTAACCCCTCCTATTCCAAGGCATAAAAAAAGCCCCGGTCCAGAAGGACCGAGGCATCAAGCTTTCTTTATACCGTTATCTAAACCAATTTATCTTCGTCGTTTTCTTCTTTCGATTTTGACTTACGAGAATGACTATTCCATACCGAGGCTATGACGACGCCTACAGCAGCAAAAATAGCTGCGATGCTTTTTCCACCAAGCCCTTCTCGAGCAAGTAAAATCGAGCTATAAAAGCCCGCTAAGCATATAGATCCACCAAAGAAAATTCCCAACGGAACTGCAATAGCTAAGCATTTTGCGGAAAAGCGCCTAGCTCGCCCCTCTTCTTTCATCATATCAACAATATCTTGCGCAGCTCCAGGGCACACCGCTTCATACTCTTCTAAAACGGAAGGCGGAGGCAAGGGGCCCGAAAACCGCACAGAAGACTTCATTATGATTTCGGTAGCGATATGAGCTGTAGACCCTTTGATAGCAGACGCCTCAGTAGCAGAGAGAGAGAACCATCTGCGACGCGTTCTTCCAAAACGTCTTCCGTTATCTTTTCAATTTCCCTTAAGCTATTTTCATCTGGCATAGCTACGTTCTTTTTTAAACCTTGCGAGAACAGATCTAGCGTCTATCGCAATATTCTCAGCATCCTTTTTCGCCCAATCGTCAGGCAAAAGATCATTAACCTTCTCTGTCATAGCAGCCCCGGAGAGATCTCCACATAAGGCGATCCCGTCAATGAGACCAGATATAAAACGATACTTACTGTTAGCCACTAGCCCCACCTCCTCAAGGACAATATCCAGACTTGTAGTTTTAAACGGACCTGTACGGATATCATTTTACTATGATATGCACTAACATGCACGACGATAGGCCTGTATAAACCCATCTGGACTCAAAAAAGCCTCAAACCCGTACACACTGGAAGTTACTTTTGGAGGTGAACCAATATGACTGAAAAACTTTACGAATACGATTTCGCCGCAGAACTCGACGACATAGAGTCAATAGAGATCTTCCTCGAGGACGCTTTCGAGACGAACGACCCGGGATACATAGCCCAAGCCCTCAGCGTGGTCGCCAGATCCAAGGGCATGGGTGAAATAGCCAAAAAGACCGGACTGTCCAGAGAACAGCTCTATCGAAGCCTAAGCGATAAAGGCAACCCCACATTGCAGACCCTTCTCGCCGTCCTAACGGCTTTGAACCTACACCTTAAAGTCACGGCATAGCCCCACTATGTCAATAAGAAAGATGCCCCGGCGCTATGGCGTCGGGGCTATCTTCTAACTTCCGGGCCTGCACTCCCAGGCTGCTCTCTTGTTGTGCACTCTTTCACGACAAAACCAACTGACCCTGGCCTTGAGATATAATTTAGGCAACCTTGCGAGAAGGAGTGACATCCATGCCAGTTAGTTCGGATATTCTAACGCTAAGCTTATCTCTAGCCATAAACAATACCTCGACAGGCTTTTGGGGTAATTTGATTCAATTCATGAATGACAACCAAGGCGCAATAACAGGAGCCGTTGGGATTTTAACCTTATTTGTACTAGGTTTTCAATTCTGGGTGATGCGTCGCCAGGCTAATATATCTGAACGAGCAAACGAGATATCAAGAGAAGTAGCCTTTTTACCAACCCGAGAAAAAACATTGTTTAAATGATTTAACACGATAGAAGAGATACTACATATTATTTATGCTGTGAGATCTCTTCGTTTAAGCGAATCAAAGCTTGAAATTGACAAACACAACGAAGCAAAGAGACTCCATGCAAACTTACGTATCGCCATAGGTAAGTTTGAAAAAGAACTAAAAATAGTCCGGGTTTTCTTTGGAGAACAAATCGATGAAATTTATGAAAATTGGAAAATTACTTATGAAGACAAGGTCCCCAAAACGGACGGGAAACTCCTTAGCGAGCTAGAACAAAATCTAGGCTTCGTAAATCTTATTTGTATATCCAAGACGAAAGAAGATCAGAAAAAACTCATGAAAATATACCAAGAGGAACAAAGCAAAAGCGTCCCCATAATAGAAAACTACTCTAAAGAATTAGCCGAAAAGCTACCCGTCTTAATTGATAAAGTTATAGATACACTTATAAAAATATAACAAAATAAATCCAGTATTGCTTGCCCTGTCTTTATCTCTATTGCCACGCTATCATTCTAGCAGCCTCACAAGAATTAGCACCTACCTTATCGGGAACACAGTACCCCCCTTAGTACCACCCTTAGTGGGGACAAAATCGGCACTTTTCTCGTCACCAGTGCAAGGCCTGTTGAAATCTCATCGAGGCCAGCCGGGCTATCTGCTCCGGGATCTCCTGACGGCGACGGGATACCGTCTTCGGGGACACCCTGCATTTATCGGCAACTGCTTGCAGAGGGGACTTATCCCCAAGCCTGGAATAGTCCGTCACGAAGGACAGATGGAGAACGAACATATCCCAGTCCCTAGGAGAAAAGGCCCTCACCGCTCTGGTGGCCTCGACGACGTTATCCCAGCCGATCTCCTCCAACGTCCTGTCGATCTCGTCGGCCTGCCCCACCTGGTCCAGCAGCTGGGATACCGACGGATCCTTGCATATCCTCACTCCGAGGTCGTCGTTTCCTCGCGCCGCTTCGACGAGGGGGAGCCATTCCAGCCCCGAAGGACACGCCACGTCACCCAGGAGGATAGGGATACCCTCCGGATGAAACTGGAGAAGCAGCTCTATGATTCCCGTCAAGGCGTCTCTTCGATTCATGGAATGCCCCCTCTGTTTTCAGATCTTCGTTCTTTTTTCTCCTTTTATCATAGCCCTGGTCACCGCATAGCGGCACTCCCGACAGCCCTCAGGCCGCCAGGAGCACCCCATACCGTACTCGTTGTGTCTCCACGGAGCCCGACAGCCCACCACCTCGTCGGGATCCATAGAGTCATAGACTCCAGGAATCACTTTTGAACACACTCTACCTCGTCTTTGAGCTGCGCTAAGAAGTCGTCCACCTCTTCGATACAGCTTTTAGGGTCCTCATCGTTCAGTATCCAGCCTTTCAAGGATCCAAGGATATCATCAAGGTCGTAGTCCATTACATTTCCTCCTCTCGATGGTTCCAAAGCTCAATAGCCTTCTTTTTGCTTGCCGCTATAGGGCCTCCCGTTTGACATTTAGGACACTCCACGATCCACCAGCGATCTTTATCGCCTGTGTTCCAAGTCTCGTATTGGGTAGGACGAACTTTTTTCTCCCAGCAGAACGGACACGGCTTGATAACGCTCATTCTTCGCTACCTCCCTTTCCCCCTCACCACCGGAAGCCTCCGGAGGGAGATCCCGACGGGGCGTCCTTCTTGTCCCGCTCCTTTTCCTTCTTGGCATCCAGATACGCACCGCATTTCCCGCCGTAGTATTCGGGCACGAACACGCCCGAGGCGTAGTGTTTGCCTTTCCAGTATTTCCTCATCCGGATCTCGCCCCTGTAGCCGTAGTGAGGGCACTTATCCGGGTTGCTACAGCTGTCGCAGTGCTCCCCCCAGTCGACCAGGGTTTCGTAGTCGCAGAGTTCTTCAGGAAAGAGTTCCCGGGTTATGGGGCCTATGAAGTTCAGCCGTTTACGTACGTAGGCCATGACCCGGTTCCACCGCTCTTCCTCGGGACGCTCCCTGACGGCTATGCCCCTACGGGCCAGCATTTCCCTAAGGTCACCGACGAAATCGGGACCGCAGGCCTGACGGATCATCGGCAGTCTCCTTCCTGGTGATATTTGCCCTCCCGGATCTTGATCCAGTTGGATTTCTTTATCACCCAGTCGAAGTCGCAGAATCTGCCGTCCACCAGGAACTTGCTCTGGGAGACGTACAAAAAGTACTCCCGCCAGGTTTTCAGGTCGGCCCATGGCCATGGAGGGGCTCCGGGGTCGCCTTTGGCCCTCCATCGGGATCTCAGGGTGTTCTGTCTGGTCTCCGAGAGGATCCTGACGCCTCGCTTGCCCATAGGGACCATCACCTCGTCCCAGAGATCGGCTATGGCCCTGTAGGGACAGGGAGGCGGAGTCTCCCCCGGTTGGGGTACGACTTCCTCCCCGGGCACGGGGTCGAGGGGAAGTCCCGCCGTGTTTTCGGCGGACTTGCCCACTATGTCTTTATCGTTCTTTGATTCTAGTTCTATGTCTCTAGTTCTGTGTACGTCTGACGGACACCGGGGGTCCGCCTGGCGTACACCGGGGGTACGTGAGACGGACTGCGGGAGTCTTTCTGACGGACTCTCGGTGTCCGTTTGGCGGACTGCCTGTCGAGAATCGGCGCCTCCCGTAAGGATGTATTTGTTGACCGTCTGGAATGATTTGTTGGACTGGGTCACCTTCTCCAACACCCCGAACTCCACCAGTATCCTGAGGCTCTTGAAGAGTCGGTCTCTGCTGCACTTCACCTTTTTAGCCAGGGTCTCCGCACTGGGAAAGCATTCCCTGCCCGATCCGGCGTAGGCGCACAGTACGGCATAGGTGGCTTTCGCATAGGCGTCTATTCCTTCGTCCAGCAGTACGGAGATGTCCACCCTGGCGAACCAGAACTTTCGGTTGTCTATTACTATGTTGCGTTCCACATGGTCACCCCCTGTAGCTCTCCTCGACGGTGCAGCCTCTGATCTGGCCTCTGCGACGATGTCGACCGGACTTTACCGCCGGGTCGTGCTCCATCGCCTCGAAACAATTCTCGTGGTACTTTCGGTCTACGAACCGGCTCCCTCTGATTCCCTCTACGAAAAACTCCAGAAAGACGTACCTCTCGTCCGGATAGATAACCCCTCCGCACCAGTCGCAACGATGCTCCTTACGAGCTACCCTGCGGACCTTCTTTTCCGGACGGATCGCCCTCGATTGAGTGGTGGTGCTTTCCATAAAGATCACGCCCTCTCCGTATATCTGCTTGTGCTATACTTGGAGGCAGGGAGTTCAGACCTCCCTGCCTTGTAATGTATGTAGATCAGCTATCTGCTTACACACGCCCGTTCGGTTGTCGCCGAGCGGGTTCCTTTTTGACCCTCCGCCACTTCCCCCAGGTAGATCTGTCCCGCCACGTCCTTGCCCACATCGAATCCATCTCTCAGCCTGTTGCCGCACACCTCGCAAATATCGGTGCATCTAGGCCCCAGGTACATGACCTTCCCGATGATCGACCCACAGATGGAACACCGGCGTTCGATCATCAAACCGCCTCCTCGCCGCCGACTATCCCACCCAGGCGGGACTCGATCTCGGCCAGATCCTCTTTCAGGGACAGGTTTTCATCTATCGCCCGTTCCAGCTTCTTTTGCTGACGTTCGAAGGCTATGTCCTGAACGACGATAAGCTCTCTGGCCATCGCTACCTCTCGTTTCAAAGCGTCACGCTCTCGACGCATTTCCCGGAACGACTCTCCGAAACACCGCATGATTACGACCTCCCCGCCATGGCACGTAAAACCTCGACCTGACCTAAGGTGGTACGGCTTCTAAGATCTCCCTCCGGCCCCTCGGCGGCGATCATGTCCAGGGTCCGCCTGGCGTAGTTCTGCATGTTCACCCGATACCAGCGAGTCTTTCTCCTATGTCTCTTCAACCTCTCGATTGCCTTCATCAACCTCATTCAACACACCGCCCTTTCCGCGGATCTCACTCGACGTTCCAAAGTGGCTACAAGCAATTCGGCCTTCCTGTGTCGTCTTCTGGCCGACGAGCCCTTGTATCTCTCGACCATTTCCTTTGCACGTTCAGCCTCTGCACGATACATCTCCAGAGCGTCTTTGAGATCCAAAAGCTCCTGAGAGGCCGATAAGCGGTACACCACCGGGCAGTTTATCGCCGCCATGATGCGATTCGCCTCCGCCTCGGCGGCGGCCTTTCGGCGATCGTTCTCCATCATCATTTTCTGGCGCTTCATAACCTGACCGTTCCACCTTTTGCCTTTCATGTCATCACCATCCCTTTCTACTTAACCGGAATATCTCTCAACCCCTGCCGTTGCTCGATGTACTCCATAACCTCCGACAACTTCCAGCGTTTCAGCGTATCCGACAGAGATATCGCCTTAGGGGCGTATCCGCCTTTGACCAGGTCGTACCAGGTTCCCCGCTTTATGCCGCACAGCGTGGACGCCTCTCTGGCGTCGATCAGACGATCGGGAATCGGCTCCTTCCGTAAGCTGAATTCCTCTCTGATCTTCCGCTCCACCTCCGCCGTGATTCTCGGGACCGCCCCCTCAACTATGCGATCGACGATAGCCTGCTCTAATGACATAAAAAAACCTCCCCTACATCTTTACTTGTATTTTTCTCCATTGACGATACACTTAGGTCAAATAAGCCTCACTACAGGAGGAGATAAACTTGGAGTACAAATGCCCGTATTGCAAAAGCAAAATTGACAGCTATTACCAGACTGGCGTTCTTTTAGCCCCACCGGAAGACCAGAAAGACTTCTTGGTCAAATCCACTATGACCCTTCGCCTAAACGCCCAATTCAAACCGATGGTCATGATGATCTGCAAAAAATGCGGGGTGGCCACTTTCGTGGATCCCTCTACTGCCGATCTTGATAACCTGACTCCTGTTCCATACGAAGAAACCGTTAAAGGAGATCCTATATCCGAAAAAGAAAAGATTCGTAGGGCTAGAAAAACCCTTGACGATCTAGCAGGTATGGTAGACAAAGCAGAAAAGGAATAGCCATCATGCTTGACAACGACGACATTCACGTCATGTTGGGAGAACTTAGAAAAGGTCAGCTTACTGCGGAAAAGGAAATCGACCGCTTACGTAACGAAACATCTCATCTAAAGCACTGGATCTATGTCCTTTCCGCCATCCTGATACTTAGTATTTTCGCCAACCCTGTTCTAAGACACCTCATCCCGGCTCTTATGTGATAGATCGTGAAATTCAACTTGACCATCCGGCTGCTCTTCCATATCCATCTTTACGCCACATAAACTCATGCCTGCATGCGAGAGGGAGATAAGCTTCGAATCGTCTCCCTCTTTACCCTCGGGAAAAAGTAGAAAACACACCTTCATCTCTCGTCATCCCTCTCATATGCGATCGACGATAGCCTGCTCCAGACTCATTGATGCGTCCTCCTCTCCCGCCACCAGCGGACATCCATATCATCTAGCCCCCATTCCACAGGCTCATCCGAATGAATCCCTCGATCTCGTGTTTCGTCGTACAGATCGTAGATCGTGGCATCCTCCGGCATCCCTCTGGCGACCTCGACTACCGCTTTGGCCGTGTCGGCGTCGGACATGGCCACCCACTTGTTACGCACCCTGACGACCGAACCATTGCGATAGGATCTACTTACCGGCCTCAGCCGCTTCATGGTTCCTCCTCCCTTAAACATTTGAAGAGCTCCACCGCCGGAGCGAAGATGGAAGTATCTACACCAATCCCACCACGCAAGGCCTCCGTCAGATATACCTCCAACTCCTTTTCCAACTCCTCACACTTCGACTTCATGAGAGATCCTCCTTTTCATGTTTCTCCGCCTTCAGTACCTCCTCGGTCAGGGGGACAAGAACCTCCAGGAGATCCATAACCTCCTCCGTAGAATCGCATCGCTCTCACATCTCTCCAATTCAAACGGAACATTTGATTATTGAGCCACTGCATCGACCCCTAGAAACTTATTAACAAAGTAGACTTGCCCTCGCCCGGTTACTTTGGTTGTTCTGGTTATTCGGACCGTCCCGTCGGGGTTGTTGATGGTTCTTTCCTTGACCTCGAAGAGCTTCATATTCATAGCTCTCTGAGTCGGCATGTTTCTGGAACTGCCATTTTTCATGAGGAAGCCGCTTTCACGCAGCCATGAAAAAAGGCGGTTCTGTCCGATGTCGATCCCGTTCTGACGAAGCAGTTTCGCCAGATCTCCAATGAGGATGGACGTGTGGCTCGTCTCCACCGATTCGGCAAAACGTACCTTGGGCGCATCCTGTTCGACCTTGGCCGCAAGTGCCGCCCGCTTTTCTTCGAGCTGTCCCGCCAAGATCAGAGCCTCGGACATACTCTTGGGGATCTGCTCGGCGAACTCCCCGAACATCCCACGATCCTTGAGCTCGGCCTCCATCTTGTTGAAGGCTTTGATGTACTGCTCCTTGAAAGCCATCGCCCTTGCTCCGGTGTAGCCCATCGCAAGCAAGGTGAAGCCGTCACGGGTCATGAGGTACTCGGGCATTTCTCGGTTCTGCTCGTTGAAGTAGGAGGACTGGGAAAAATTTCCCAGTGCAAAAGTCTCACTGCATCCCAACGCCCGGATTGTTTTCAGTACATCGTTATGAGGCTTCTCAAACACCCTAGCCACGTCTCGGGAACTGACGACCACCTTCTCGTCTTTAACTACGATGCCTAGCTTATTGTTCATGTGGATAACTCCTCCTCATCCGTTTGCATTCGCCCCCCTCTTGGAATATCCTTGAAACTAATAGACCTCAATTGCCGTTGAGGAATTTGGAGGAAGGTCTCAAGTTTGTCCCAAAGGTGCCCCTTTCCTTCTCTTGTTCCTGCTTCGATATGTTGGTAGTACCGTTCTGAGATTCCTATTGCCGTAGCGATCTCTTTTTGAGTTAAGCCCGCTGTCTCTCGGGCGTGTCTTAGAGCCTGTCTCATAGACACCTTCTCCCTTCTTGCTCTAACACGCCATATTGTTCGTGTAGCCAATTTATAACACGCCAATATGTTCGTGCCAACTCCTCTTTAAAAGGACTGGTTGATATGGGTACTAATGTTAAAAATCTCAAGAAAATCAGGAAGCGTTCTGGATTCACCCAAAAACAAGTAGCTAAGCATCTTGGTATCTCAGAAAGGGCTTATCAGCACTATGAAGCTGGCGACAGAAAGATATCCCCAGAGAAACTACTGGCGATGGCAAAACTCTTTCAGGTGTCAGCCGATTATCTTCTTGGAAACTCCCCGGGACTTCTTAAGGGGCTA carries:
- a CDS encoding tyrosine-type recombinase/integrase gives rise to the protein MKYTSPFRGRRQINRMKRAILERPGRSSREAALRDYALFVFGINSALRIGDLLDLKVDDVLAGRSCRLRIEEEIRLREGKTGNIRTFPLVDKSREALKDYLRYRKDLRGLARDEPLWAAVRRKGEDTRAISRMQVYRMLNDAAVRANEASPPAERINLRTTSIGCHSMRKTLGYMLYYEGDSVPLADIQTMYGHSSEKVTLRYLGITKEITDGHYRALNL
- a CDS encoding DUF2335 domain-containing protein — its product is MKSSVRFSGPLPPPSVLEEYEAVCPGAAQDIVDMMKEEGRARRFSAKCLAIAVPLGIFFGGSICLAGFYSSILLAREGLGGKSIAAIFAAVGVVIASVWNSHSRKSKSKEENDEDKLV
- a CDS encoding addiction module antidote protein; protein product: MTEKLYEYDFAAELDDIESIEIFLEDAFETNDPGYIAQALSVVARSKGMGEIAKKTGLSREQLYRSLSDKGNPTLQTLLAVLTALNLHLKVTA
- a CDS encoding Lar family restriction alleviation protein, which translates into the protein MSVIKPCPFCWEKKVRPTQYETWNTGDKDRWWIVECPKCQTGGPIAASKKKAIELWNHREEEM
- a CDS encoding helix-turn-helix domain-containing protein, whose product is MERNIVIDNRKFWFARVDISVLLDEGIDAYAKATYAVLCAYAGSGRECFPSAETLAKKVKCSRDRLFKSLRILVEFGVLEKVTQSNKSFQTVNKYILTGGADSRQAVRQTDTESPSERLPQSVSRTPGVRQADPRCPSDVHRTRDIELESKNDKDIVGKSAENTAGLPLDPVPGEEVVPQPGETPPPCPYRAIADLWDEVMVPMGKRGVRILSETRQNTLRSRWRAKGDPGAPPWPWADLKTWREYFLYVSQSKFLVDGRFCDFDWVIKKSNWIKIREGKYHQEGDCR
- a CDS encoding helix-turn-helix transcriptional regulator, with the protein product MSLEQAIVDRIVEGAVPRITAEVERKIREEFSLRKEPIPDRLIDAREASTLCGIKRGTWYDLVKGGYAPKAISLSDTLKRWKLSEVMEYIEQRQGLRDIPVK
- a CDS encoding phage antirepressor KilAC domain-containing protein yields the protein MNNKLGIVVKDEKVVVSSRDVARVFEKPHNDVLKTIRALGCSETFALGNFSQSSYFNEQNREMPEYLMTRDGFTLLAMGYTGARAMAFKEQYIKAFNKMEAELKDRGMFGEFAEQIPKSMSEALILAGQLEEKRAALAAKVEQDAPKVRFAESVETSHTSILIGDLAKLLRQNGIDIGQNRLFSWLRESGFLMKNGSSRNMPTQRAMNMKLFEVKERTINNPDGTVRITRTTKVTGRGQVYFVNKFLGVDAVAQ
- a CDS encoding helix-turn-helix domain-containing protein, whose protein sequence is MRQALRHARETAGLTQKEIATAIGISERYYQHIEAGTREGKGHLWDKLETFLQIPQRQLRSISFKDIPRGGRMQTDEEELST